Proteins from one Coffea arabica cultivar ET-39 chromosome 8c, Coffea Arabica ET-39 HiFi, whole genome shotgun sequence genomic window:
- the LOC113706764 gene encoding putative disease resistance protein At4g19050: MTLTVLEVSGSCLIESIPDNFFQQMTQLRSLHFSDLQIQVLPKSFYDLTELRWLILKGLSHLTELKSLKKCQKLMVVDLSGAASLPTFPEKNLKSLPKLQTLNLSNTKIKSLPILHETKELTHLSVSGCRNMDRLPSIRSLTNLQVLDVSWSAIMDSQDKSFEINSSLKILDLSGTAIPWVPFNISKPCACNLVKIEAKFFDCLEKLRVLNLSKTKVKDLPCLSPLKNLHQLLLSGCLNLEKLPSLASRKLEELDLSNCQALTMIEDVSFQHLPRLRRLILSNAEIERLPDLNSLSNLEELNLSGVISIERVDFIEHMSKLQHLNLSETLLEQLPSLSNLKGLKHLFLRACQQLEALPPLEVHHNLETLDLSQTAITQLPFLGNLSNLRTLLLNDCPSLEDFENLEMLHISQVENLPCGISNLTQLQCLALPSKKKNIQAADSNKVTGWHQKPSELHWSFSIVDGMVSNTGRALISYNDSLFVEFLGSNPSLLDTTSNHLLISVHPIEVQNGAEDLVLCLIKSYSFLQH; this comes from the exons ATGACATTAACTGTCCTTGAAGTATCTGGTTCTTGCTTGATAGAAAGTATACCAGATAACTTTTTTCAGCAAATGACCCAACTTCGTTCCCTCCACTTCTCTGACCTTCAGATTCAAGTCTTGCCTAAATCTTTTTATGACCTTACAGAACTCCGCTGGCTTATTCTAAAGGGCTTGTCTCATTTGACAGAGTTGAAGAGTCTGAAGAAATGTCAAAAACTTATGGTTGTTGATCTTTCTGGTGCTGCCTCCTTGCCAACTTTTCCAGAAAAGAACTTGAAATCATTGCCGAAACTTCAAACTTTAAATCTTTCAAACACCAAGATCAAATCCTTGCCTATTCTTCATGAAACCAAGGAGCTTACTCATCTATCAGTTAGTGGTTGTCGCAACATGGATAGACTGCCCAGCATTCGGTCTCTAACTAATCTGCAAGTTCTCGATGTTTCATGGTCAGCGATAATGGATTCCCAGGACAAGTCATTCGAAATTAATAGCAGTCTGAAGATCCTTGACTTATCTGGAACTGCGATTCCTTGGGTACCTTTTAACATCAGCAAACCTT GTGCCTGTAATCTTGTCAAAATCGAAGCAAAGTTCTTTGATTGTTTAGAAAAACTTCGAGTTCTCAACCTGTCAAAAACAAAAGTCAAAGATCTGCCATGCCTTTCTCCTCTCAAAAACCTCCATCAGCTGTTACTTTCAGGTTGTCTGAATCTGGAGAAGTTGCCGAGCTTGGCTTCGAGAAAGCTGGAAGAGCTTGATCTATCGAACTGCCAAGCTTTGACCATGATAGAAGATGTATCTTTTCAGCATCTACCTCGCCTTCGGCGACTTATCCTCTCCAATGCTGAGATTGAACGCTTACCAGACCTCAACTCCCTGTCAAATCTTGAGGAGCTAAATTTGAGTGGTGTTATATCAATTGAAAGAGTTGATTTCATTGAGCATATGAGTAAACTTCAGCATCTAAACCTCTCTGAGACCTTACTTGAACAGCTACCCAGCTTATCAAATCTCAAAGGCCTTAAGCATCTGTTTTTAAGGGCCTGTCAACAACTAGAGGCTCTTCCCCCCTTAGAAGTACATCACAACCTTGAGACTCTTGATCTTTCACAAACAGCAATAACGCAATTGCCATTCTTAGGCAATTTGAGCAACCTGCGCACTCTTTTGCTTAATGACTGTCCAAGCTTGGAAGACTTTGAAAACCTCGAGATGCTTCACATATCTCAAGTAGAAAATCTCCCTTGTGGAATCTCAAATTTGACTCAGCTGCAGTGTCTTGCTTTGCccagtaaaaagaaaaatattcaaGCTGCTGATAGCAACAAGGTAACTGGCTGGCACCAAAAGCCGAGTGAATTACATTGGTCATTTTCGATTGTTGATGGAATGGTATCAAATACTGGCAGAGCTTTAATATCGTATAATGATTCACTATTTGTTGAATTCCTGGGCAGCAATCCTTCTTTATTGGATACTACCTCAAATCATTTACTTATCTCTGTTCATCCTATTGAGGTGCAAAATGGAGCAGAAGACTTGGTTCTCTGTTTAATAAAGAGTTACAGTTTTCTGCAACATTAA
- the LOC113705702 gene encoding putative disease resistance protein At4g19050 codes for MDQNSVEQEVTRILELLMERNVSTIVLSGKSGSGKTWMARKVGLLAVTNERVDIMLWISLSVRHDEMSLYEHIAHQLSLLSTSAELEIDDIEQVQNDNGKEETLDDLKGKVQKKLSASNVLRGILVILDDEGNKMKEGDRDLEEVLQFIRQNACQPSIEVADRDGQQKLKVLITSRNEDMRHQTQGDKKVIGMMRLTPEMSISLLKQGAVAKVIEISVVEFLVKNFIDKKKGLTPGEVALLANLLSYHQQDSKVQDLQQALEEAWGGDDYNYTLLLSSGYERVSDHILVDFSWQGSHFFRDHGSVHYCELISYWILEGYLSPFNSLEEAYEEGHRVLMQLMYCQMLKEVSDDFLQMVSGTVLINYHRQGYGGIANLGFANVLVNSNYCHGIGKVTLMDGVIRTLVNHKKVQPLKVLLLDGSGLSGQDLNSLLLNNQELQILGLFSLRITSLPFASLLLRLEKTEHSCAQGL; via the coding sequence ATGGACCAGAATAGCGTGGAGCAGGAAGTAACAAGAATTCTTGAACTTCTCATGGAACGAAATGTGTCCACCATTGTTCTTTCTGGGAAATcaggaagtgggaaaacatggATGGCAAGAAAAGTTGGTCTCCTCGCAGTCACAAATGAAAGAGTTGACATTATGCTTTGGATTTCATTGAGTGTTAGGCATGATGAGATGTCTCTCTATGAGCATATTGCTCATCAGTTGTCTCTACTTTCGACTTCTGCGGAGCTGGAAATTGATGATATCGAGCAGGTACAGAATGACAATGGTAAGGAGGAAACCTTGGATGACTTGAAAGGAAAGGTGCAGAAAAAACTTTCAGCTAGTAATGTTCTTCGAGGGATACTTGTAATTTTGGATGATGAAggaaacaaaatgaaagaagGGGATCGAGACTTAGAAGAAGTCCTTCAGTTTATCCGGCAGAATGCCTGCCAGCCGTCAATAGAAGTTGCTGATAGAGATGGACAGCAAAAACTTAAGGTGCTAATAACTTCTAGGAATGAAGATATGAGGCACCAAACTCAGGGGGATAAGAAAGTGATTGGGATGATGCGTCTAACTCCAGAAATGTCAATTTCTTTGTTAAAGCAAGGAGCTGTGGCAAAAGTTATTGAAATTTCAGTTGTTGAATTTTTAGTTAAAAACTTCATCGATAAAAAAAAAGGTCTTACACCTGGAGAAGTAGCCTTGCTTGCAAACCTACTAAGTTACCATCAACAAGATTCCAAAGTGCAGGATCTGCAACAGGCTTTGGAAGAAGCATGGGGTGGTGATGACTACAATTACACCCTGTTGCTCTCAAGTGGATATGAAAGGGTGTCAGATCATATTTTGGTTGACTTTTCTTGGCAGGGCAGCCATTTCTTCCGTGACCATGGATCTGTTCACTACTGTGAGCTGATATCATACTGGATACTAGAAGGATATCTTAGTCCTTTTAACAGTCTTGAGGAGGCTTATGAGGAGGGGCACCGCGTTTTGATGCAGCTTATGTACTGTCAAATGCTGAAAGAAGTAAGTGATGATTTCCTCCAAATGGTCAGCGGAACTGTACTTATTAACTATCATCGTCAGGGATATGGTGGAATAGCTAATCTGGGGTTTGCTAATGTTCTTGTGAATAGTAATTATTGTCATGGTATTGGAAAAGTCACTTTGATGGATGGTGTGATCAGAACACTTGTCAATCATAAAAAAGTGCAGCCattaaaagtacttttactTGACGGGAGTGGTCTCAGCGGGCAAGATCTGAATAGTCTCCTACTGAACAATCAGGAGCTGCAAATTCTGGGTCTTTTCAGCCTCAGAATTACATCATTGCCATTTGCCTCGTTGCTTCTGCGACTTGAAAAAACTGAACATTCTTGTGCTCAGGGACTGTGA